A DNA window from Syngnathus typhle isolate RoL2023-S1 ecotype Sweden linkage group LG2, RoL_Styp_1.0, whole genome shotgun sequence contains the following coding sequences:
- the LOC133145344 gene encoding rho GTPase-activating protein 6-like isoform X5, whose protein sequence is MGDAVFLDRQNSYLGDFTWNSLSGQSVHLTPVAIQSLSELERVRLQEVAYGRLHQDYDVGCQITVPKDGQKRKKSLRRKLDSLSKEKSKDKEGVPQAFSIPLSQVIANDRTHRQRQDGYRQDPPQREEHKDSSDLVSSILQFATKRSSNKEFSSSNSSLSSTSETANESTSPNTPEAAPRVRRRGGMSVDSITDLDDNQSRLLEALQLSLPAETPSKKEKHRDKRLSLNPIYRQVPRVVDSCCQHIEKYGLQTVGIFRVGSSKKRVRQLREEFDRGVDVHLDEEEHSVHDVAALLKEFLRDMPDPLLTKELYTAFINTTLLDKDEQQSVMQLLVYLLPASNSDTLHRLLEFLSTVADHAHDRQDKDKQEITGNKMTSLNLATIFGPNLLHKLKSSDKEFSVQSSARAEESTAVIATLQRMIASYQTLFMVPPDLQNEVLMSLQETDPDVVDYLLRRKASQSTDLLQSEEPFTLSERHSSSDSNKPSSGEVSPYDNNSPILSERRSEAGKPGSTLMGQAVGWAGESGADSKVAPDCISEEHANIWGTWHTTLKPALKDQTYAGSHGNVSEGSSRSSQEGLDGLHGDSRQQLMAPPTRTVPGIAECRPHLPLTRVCTSPHPQPAINRSALEPAQGACTTSGLKGWVNPNESGRFPPPYNAHHRLAACQSSPQLAAAQQHPLQCKNPNAEQKNSDGPLMPHSPEWQDWQRDRWQIWQLLSSDSPDALPETLV, encoded by the exons GGTGACTTCACCTGGAACAGCCTATCTGGCCAGAGTGTTCATCTGACTCCTGTTGCCATACAGAGCCTGTCTGAACTGGAGAGGGTTCGGCTCCAGGAAGTGGCCTATGGCCGCTTACACCAAGACTATGATGTTGGATGCCAGATTACTGTGCCAAAAG ATGGACAGAAGAGGAAAAAGTCACTGCGGAGGAAGCTGGATTCTTTATCCAAAGAGAAGAGCAAAGACAAAG AGGGTGTTCCTCAGGCCTTCAGTATACCTCTCTCCCAGGTCATAGCAAACGACAGGACGCATAGACAACGCCAAGATGGCTATCGTCAGGATCCGCCACAACGAGAAGAGCATAAGGACTCGTCTGACCTTGTCTCTTCCATTCTGCAG TTTGCGACTAAGCGATCGTCCAATAAGGAGTTCTCAAGCAGCAACTCCTCATTGAGCTCGACGTCGGAGACAGCTAATGAATCAACATCGCCCAACACGCCTGAGGCGGCACCACGTGTGCGCAGACGG GGTGGCATGTCGGTGGATTCCATCACGGATCTGGACGACAACCAGTCCCGCCTGCTGGAGGCGCTCCAGCTCTCTCTGCCTGCCGAGACGCCAAGTAAGAAGGAGAAGCACAGGGACAAACGTCTGAGTCTCAACCCTATATATCGCCAGGTGCCTCGAGTAGTTGACAGCTGTTGTCAACACATTGAGAAATACG GTTTGCAGACAGTGGGAATTTTTAGGGTGGGAAGTTCAAAGAAAAGAGTTCGACAG TTACGAGAGGAGTTTGACCGTGGCGTTGATGTCCATTTAGATGAAGAAGAGCACAGCGTTCACGATGTTGCAGCTTTGTTGAAGGAGTTCCTTAGGGACATGCCTGACCCACTTCTCACCAAGGAACTCTACACTGCCTTCATAAACACTACAT TGCTGGATAAAGATGAGCAGCAAAGTGTGATGCAGCTACTAGTGTACCTGCTCCCAGCATCCAACAGTGACACACTTCATCGCCTCCTGGAGTTCCTGTCCACTGTAGCTGACCATGCCCATGACAGGCAAGACAAAGACAAACAGGAG ATCACGGGGAACAAGATGACTTCCTTAAACCTTGCCACCATCTTCGGCCCCAACCTGCTCCATAAACTCAAATCTTCAGACAAGGAGTTCAGCGTCCAGAGCTCAGCCCGGGCCGAAGAGAGCACAGCCGTCATCGCCACGTTACAGAGAATGATCGCCAGCTACCAAACCCTCTTCATG GTCCCACCTGACCTTCAAAATGAAGTTTTAATGAGTCTACAGGAGACAGACCCCGATGTGGTGGACTACCTCCTGAGACGAAAAGCGTCACA GAGTACCGATCTACTCCAGTCTGAGGAGCCCTTCACCCTGAGCGAACGCCACTCCTCCAGCGACTCCAACAAGCCGTCCAGCGGGGAGGTGTCCCCATATGACAATAACTCCCCCATTCTAAGCGAACGCAGAAGCGAGGCAGGGAAGCCAGGTAGTACGCTGATGGGACAGGCAGTGGGCTGGGCAGGGGAGTCTGGAGCCGACAGCAAGGTGGCACCAG ACTGTATATCGGAGGAGCATGCTAACATTTGGGGTACGTGGCACACGACTTTGAAACCAGCACTCAAAGACCAAACTTATGCAG GTTCCCACGGCAACGTGTCTGAGGGAAGCTCGCGCAGCTCACAGGAAGGACTTGATGGACTCCATGGTGATAGCAGACAGCAGCTGATGGCACCGCCAACAAGGACAGTGCCAGGCATTGCTGAGTGCAGACCTCACCTGCCGCTGACCCGTGTTTGCACTAGCCCTCACCCGCAACCTGCCATCAATCGTTCTGCTCTCGAACCTGCTCAGGGAGCCTGCACGACGTCGGGATTGAAAGGATGGGTAAACCCGAACGAGAGTGGCCGGTTCCCTCCCCCTTATAATGCTCATCACCGCCTGGCTGCTTGTCAGAGCTCACCTCAGCTTGCAGCAGCGCAGCAGCATCCTCTGCAGTGCAAGAACCCAAATGCAGAGCAGAAGAACTCGGATGGGCCCCTGATGCCGCACAGCCCAGAGTGGCAGGACTGGCAGAGGGACCGCTGGCAAATATGGCAGCTGCTATCTTCAGACAGTCCAGACGCACTGCCAGAGACGCTTGTGTGA